Proteins co-encoded in one Armatimonadota bacterium genomic window:
- a CDS encoding oxidoreductase: MADLPSSPGLPAGSDAPAARGERLRLATVWLGGCSGCHMSFLDLDERLLALAPRIDLVYSPLADIKTFPARVDVALVEGAVATSDHLELIYTVRARTRVLVAFGDCAVTGNVTAMRNPIGPAAVLQRAYVETASAGAGPPDDVLVPKLLARVVPVHHVVPVDVWLPGCPPSADVIYAVLTDLLAGRPPATGGLRFG; encoded by the coding sequence ATGGCCGACCTGCCGTCTTCTCCGGGCCTGCCGGCGGGATCGGACGCCCCTGCCGCGCGCGGCGAGCGTCTGCGCCTGGCCACGGTCTGGCTCGGTGGCTGCAGCGGGTGCCACATGTCGTTCCTGGACCTCGACGAGCGGCTGCTCGCCCTGGCGCCCCGCATCGACCTGGTCTACAGCCCGCTGGCCGACATCAAGACGTTCCCCGCGCGGGTGGACGTCGCCCTGGTGGAAGGCGCCGTGGCCACCTCGGACCACCTGGAGCTGATCTACACCGTACGGGCCCGCACGCGGGTGCTGGTGGCCTTCGGCGACTGCGCGGTCACGGGCAACGTCACCGCGATGCGCAACCCGATCGGGCCGGCCGCCGTGCTCCAGCGTGCCTACGTTGAGACCGCGTCGGCCGGCGCAGGACCACCCGACGACGTCCTGGTCCCGAAGCTGCTGGCCCGGGTAGTCCCCGTCCACCATGTGGTGCCGGTGGACGTCTGGCTGCCCGGGTGCCCGCCGTCGGCCGACGTCATCTACGCGGTGCTGACCGACCTGCTGGCGGGCCGGCCTCCGGCCACCGGCGGACTGCGGTTCGGATAG
- a CDS encoding hydrogenase small subunit encodes MPETAWTPHRQLPPPHRDVAPDGRWPQDPWEARAPLWAAHGISRRTFLKFCAAMAGVLALPERYAARIARALEAVRRPALVWLEFQDCAGCTESFLRASRPSVADLVLDVLSLNYHETIMAPAGAAAERSLQETVRNQRGQYLAVVEGAIPTRDGGVYCTIGGRTALDIARDICTNAAATITVGACAFYGGWPAAYPNPTGAVGVAQAVPGITVVNLPGCPPNAVNITATLVHFLTFGELPATDRQGRPLFAYGERIHDRCERRAHFDAGRFVQEWGDAGHRQGWCLYKMGCKGPATYHNCPAVRWNDGTSWPVAAGHGCVGCAERDFWDVMTPFYRRLPHVPGVGIHTTADRIGAWIAGGTAAAFAAHGVASAVRARRRPGSSPPAAGPTAPPPSTPEPAQGEEEP; translated from the coding sequence ATGCCGGAGACGGCCTGGACACCGCACCGGCAGCTTCCGCCTCCCCACCGTGACGTCGCCCCCGACGGCCGGTGGCCCCAGGACCCCTGGGAGGCGCGCGCACCGCTGTGGGCGGCGCACGGGATCTCGCGACGGACGTTCCTCAAGTTCTGCGCGGCCATGGCCGGCGTGCTGGCGCTGCCGGAGCGCTACGCCGCGCGCATCGCTCGGGCGTTGGAGGCGGTCCGACGTCCCGCCCTCGTCTGGCTCGAGTTCCAGGACTGCGCGGGCTGCACCGAGTCGTTCCTCCGGGCCAGCCGGCCCTCGGTGGCCGACCTGGTCCTCGACGTGCTCTCCCTGAACTACCACGAGACGATCATGGCGCCCGCGGGGGCGGCCGCCGAACGGTCGCTGCAGGAGACCGTGCGCAACCAGCGCGGCCAGTACCTCGCGGTCGTAGAGGGGGCGATCCCGACCCGCGATGGCGGCGTCTACTGTACCATCGGTGGGCGCACGGCCCTGGACATCGCCCGGGACATCTGCACCAACGCTGCCGCCACCATCACCGTTGGCGCCTGCGCGTTCTACGGCGGGTGGCCGGCGGCGTACCCGAACCCCACGGGCGCCGTGGGCGTGGCACAGGCGGTCCCGGGGATTACCGTCGTCAACCTGCCCGGGTGTCCGCCCAACGCCGTGAACATCACGGCGACGCTGGTGCACTTCCTGACGTTCGGGGAACTGCCGGCCACCGACCGGCAGGGCCGCCCGCTCTTCGCGTACGGGGAGCGCATCCACGATCGGTGCGAGCGCCGGGCGCACTTCGACGCCGGCCGGTTCGTGCAGGAGTGGGGCGACGCGGGTCACCGCCAGGGGTGGTGCCTCTACAAGATGGGCTGCAAGGGCCCGGCCACCTACCACAACTGTCCGGCCGTGCGCTGGAACGACGGCACCAGCTGGCCGGTCGCAGCCGGCCACGGCTGCGTCGGGTGCGCCGAGCGGGACTTCTGGGACGTGATGACGCCGTTCTACCGCCGCCTGCCGCACGTGCCGGGGGTGGGCATCCACACCACGGCCGACCGGATCGGCGCGTGGATCGCCGGGGGAACCGCGGCGGCCTTCGCCGCCCACGGTGTCGCCAGCGCGGTGCGGGCCCGACGGCGTCCTGGCAGCAGCCCTCCTGCTGCCGGCCCGACCGCACCGCCGCCGAGCACGCCTGAACCTGCGCAGGGAGAGGAGGAGCCCTGA
- a CDS encoding multicopper oxidase domain-containing protein, producing the protein MRRHTIARLLMVTGMTALITTAWMLGGLSGRARTAPPGGVQAPHTDHVGGQRMFMDYLMGGPLAAQAAQLAAAQLASRPAAAAPPRPRVFQTGGRTVREYTLEIVERTIDFGGGNTWTVWTYNGSVPGPTLRGRVGEVLRVRVINRHTRTHSFHTHLSHYPIEYDGSQMNVISGKGTGAMIPPGGEYTYQFLLESPGATYYHCHAADKEFPINQHILQGLYGMIVVDDARSAAVRQEVLFFAETTRVKKGDKVPTYVMNGLGVPGGELALEELFKEKGLPGVVEQLGKTVPFFKVKVGETLRLHVANLGNIEHSLHVHEIPLVSLGVLGGRPWPAQVVPLVSGALDTVQIRFRQPGLWLFHCHVVDHADRGMVGVFVVEP; encoded by the coding sequence ATGCGTCGACACACGATCGCACGGCTGCTCATGGTGACGGGCATGACAGCGCTGATCACCACTGCGTGGATGCTCGGCGGGCTGTCTGGACGGGCGCGCACGGCGCCGCCAGGTGGCGTGCAGGCCCCGCACACGGACCATGTCGGCGGCCAGCGGATGTTCATGGACTACCTGATGGGTGGCCCCCTGGCAGCGCAGGCCGCGCAGCTCGCCGCCGCGCAGCTCGCGTCCCGCCCCGCCGCAGCGGCGCCGCCCCGACCACGGGTCTTCCAGACGGGCGGCCGCACCGTGCGGGAGTACACCCTCGAGATCGTGGAGCGGACCATCGACTTCGGCGGCGGCAACACCTGGACGGTCTGGACGTACAACGGCTCGGTGCCCGGGCCGACGCTGCGCGGACGGGTCGGCGAGGTCCTGCGCGTGCGGGTGATCAACCGGCACACCCGCACCCACAGCTTCCACACCCACCTGAGCCACTACCCGATCGAGTACGATGGGTCGCAGATGAACGTCATCTCCGGGAAGGGCACCGGCGCCATGATCCCCCCCGGTGGGGAGTACACCTACCAGTTCCTGCTCGAGAGCCCGGGCGCCACCTACTACCACTGCCATGCCGCCGACAAGGAGTTCCCCATCAACCAGCACATCCTCCAGGGCCTCTACGGCATGATCGTCGTCGACGACGCCCGGTCGGCGGCGGTGCGCCAGGAGGTGCTCTTCTTCGCCGAGACCACGCGGGTGAAGAAGGGGGACAAGGTGCCCACCTATGTCATGAACGGCCTCGGCGTGCCCGGCGGCGAGCTGGCGCTCGAAGAGCTGTTCAAGGAGAAGGGCCTGCCCGGCGTGGTGGAGCAGCTGGGGAAGACCGTGCCGTTCTTCAAGGTCAAGGTCGGCGAGACGCTGCGGCTGCACGTGGCGAACCTGGGCAACATCGAGCACAGCCTGCACGTCCACGAGATCCCGCTGGTCTCGCTGGGCGTGCTGGGCGGTCGGCCCTGGCCCGCGCAGGTGGTGCCGCTGGTCAGCGGTGCCCTGGACACGGTGCAGATCCGGTTCCGTCAGCCCGGGCTGTGGCTCTTCCACTGCCACGTCGTCGACCACGCCGACCGCGGCATGGTTGGGGTCTTCGTCGTCGAGCCGTAG
- the hoxU gene encoding bidirectional hydrogenase complex protein HoxU, which translates to MTVRTLVIDGEPVGAREGETILEAAREHGIVIPTLCFLEGLSAVGACRLCLVEVAGAPRPLAACVTRVAEGMEVATDTPRLRAYRRMILELLFAEGNHVCAVCVANGHCDLQALAAAQGMTSVRFPYRAPARAVDASHDRFVLDHNRCILCTRCVRVCDEVEGAHTWDVAGRGAGSRVIADLDQPWGTSDTCTSCGKCVQVCPTGALFEKGRGGGEMTKRREFLAYITTARQAHRWIR; encoded by the coding sequence GTGACGGTCAGGACCCTGGTCATCGACGGCGAACCGGTCGGCGCCCGCGAGGGCGAGACGATCCTGGAGGCGGCCCGCGAGCACGGCATCGTCATCCCGACGCTGTGCTTCCTGGAGGGCCTCTCGGCGGTGGGCGCGTGCCGGCTGTGTCTGGTGGAAGTGGCCGGGGCGCCGCGCCCGCTCGCAGCCTGCGTCACGCGGGTGGCCGAGGGCATGGAGGTCGCCACCGATACCCCGCGCCTGCGCGCGTACCGCCGCATGATCCTCGAGCTCCTCTTCGCCGAGGGCAACCACGTCTGCGCCGTGTGCGTGGCCAACGGCCACTGCGACCTGCAGGCGCTGGCCGCAGCGCAGGGCATGACGTCCGTGCGCTTCCCCTACCGCGCGCCCGCGCGGGCCGTCGACGCGTCCCACGACCGGTTCGTGCTGGACCACAACCGGTGCATCCTGTGCACGCGCTGCGTGCGGGTCTGCGACGAGGTGGAAGGCGCCCACACCTGGGACGTCGCCGGGCGCGGGGCGGGCTCACGGGTGATTGCGGACCTCGACCAGCCCTGGGGGACGTCCGACACCTGCACCTCGTGCGGCAAGTGCGTGCAGGTCTGCCCCACGGGCGCCCTCTTCGAGAAGGGGCGTGGCGGCGGCGAGATGACAAAACGGCGAGAGTTCCTGGCCTACATCACCACGGCGCGCCAGGCGCATCGGTGGATCCGCTGA
- a CDS encoding Ni/Fe hydrogenase subunit alpha codes for MNSRRIVIDPVTRIEGHAKISVLLDEAGRVAEARFHVTEFRGFEKFCEGRLFWEMPAITARICGICPVSHLIASAKAGDAILAVEIPPAAERLRRLLHLAQLVQSHALSFFHLSSPDLLLGFDAPPTERNLFGLIAHHPEVARAGIRLRQYGQTIIELLGGRRIHPTWVVPGGVATPLLPAVRQQLLAAWPQALEDARTGLDAFKRVLDAHAEEAAIFGTSPALFAGLVDTAGRVEYYEGRLRIVGPDGEAVAEGLDPTRYQDYLGEATEPWSYLKFPYYRPYGYPDGAYRVGPLARLNVAAACGTPRADAELTEYRQRTGRVALSAFYYHYARLIEIVHALEQIGRLLDDPAILDRDVRARAGRNRHVGVGVAEAPRGTLYHHYEVDDDGRLVRVNLIIATGQNNLAMNRAVAQVAAHYITGDDVREGVLNRLEAAIRAFDPCLSCSTHAVGAMPLVVDIVGADGRLVRRVRRDPAATSR; via the coding sequence ATGAACAGCAGGCGCATCGTCATCGACCCTGTGACCCGCATCGAGGGGCACGCCAAGATCAGCGTGCTCCTCGACGAGGCCGGCCGTGTGGCCGAAGCGCGCTTCCACGTCACCGAGTTCCGCGGATTCGAGAAGTTCTGCGAGGGCAGGCTGTTCTGGGAGATGCCGGCCATCACGGCACGGATCTGCGGCATCTGCCCGGTGAGCCACCTGATCGCCTCGGCCAAGGCGGGCGACGCCATCCTGGCGGTGGAGATCCCGCCGGCGGCGGAGCGGCTCCGGCGGCTGCTGCACCTGGCCCAGCTCGTGCAGTCCCACGCGCTCTCGTTCTTCCACCTGTCCTCACCCGACCTGCTGTTGGGCTTCGACGCGCCCCCGACCGAGCGCAACTTGTTCGGGCTGATCGCCCACCATCCGGAGGTCGCCCGGGCCGGCATCCGCCTGCGCCAGTACGGGCAGACGATCATCGAGCTGCTGGGCGGCCGCCGCATCCACCCGACCTGGGTGGTGCCCGGCGGCGTGGCGACGCCCCTGCTTCCCGCAGTGCGCCAGCAGCTGCTGGCGGCCTGGCCGCAGGCGCTGGAGGATGCGCGCACTGGCCTGGACGCGTTCAAACGGGTCCTGGACGCCCACGCCGAAGAGGCCGCGATCTTCGGCACCTCTCCCGCGTTGTTCGCCGGTCTGGTGGACACGGCGGGCCGCGTCGAGTACTACGAGGGGCGCCTGCGCATCGTCGGCCCCGACGGCGAGGCGGTCGCCGAGGGGCTCGACCCGACGCGCTACCAGGACTACCTGGGAGAGGCCACGGAGCCCTGGTCGTACCTGAAGTTCCCGTACTACCGTCCGTACGGCTACCCCGACGGCGCCTACCGCGTCGGGCCCCTGGCGCGGCTCAACGTCGCTGCGGCCTGCGGAACGCCGCGGGCCGATGCCGAGCTGACGGAGTACCGGCAGCGCACGGGCCGCGTGGCGCTCAGCGCGTTCTACTACCACTACGCGCGGCTGATCGAGATCGTGCACGCCCTGGAGCAGATCGGCAGGCTCCTGGACGACCCCGCCATCCTCGATCGCGACGTGCGTGCCCGAGCCGGCCGTAACCGCCACGTGGGGGTCGGCGTCGCCGAGGCGCCGCGGGGGACCCTCTACCACCACTACGAGGTCGACGACGACGGCCGCCTGGTGCGCGTCAACCTCATCATCGCCACGGGGCAGAACAACCTGGCGATGAACCGGGCGGTGGCGCAGGTGGCGGCACACTACATCACCGGCGACGACGTGCGCGAGGGCGTGCTGAACCGCCTGGAGGCCGCCATCCGCGCCTTCGACCCCTGTCTCTCCTGCTCGACCCACGCCGTCGGGGCGATGCCGCTGGTGGTCGACATCGTCGGCGCCGATGGGCGTCTCGTACGGCGGGTGCGCCGCGACCCGGCCGCGACGAGCCGATGA
- the cybH gene encoding Ni/Fe-hydrogenase, b-type cytochrome subunit, producing MATAGDVRPSVEQAATAAVVHRVYVWETPVRLTHWVNVLAILVLSATGLYIGAPFLPGGAAVMTWMRAVHRLAAWVFVASLALRTYWAFAGNRWASWRALVPYLHAAGRREAVEMALYYTFVRRRPPPAVGHNALAGIAYSVVVALMFVEVATGFALQALETPGWRTALFGWLVALLGAPTVRLVHHLGMWLLLGFAIHHTYSAVLIDIEERNGLVTSIVSGYKFLHRPP from the coding sequence ATGGCGACCGCGGGCGACGTCCGGCCTTCCGTGGAGCAGGCGGCGACCGCCGCCGTCGTCCATCGCGTCTACGTGTGGGAGACGCCCGTGCGCCTGACCCACTGGGTGAACGTCCTGGCCATCCTGGTGCTGTCGGCCACCGGGCTCTACATCGGCGCCCCGTTCCTGCCGGGCGGCGCGGCGGTGATGACCTGGATGCGCGCGGTCCACCGGCTCGCGGCGTGGGTGTTCGTGGCCAGCCTGGCGCTGCGGACCTACTGGGCGTTCGCCGGCAACCGGTGGGCGTCGTGGCGCGCGCTGGTGCCCTACCTGCACGCCGCCGGGCGTCGGGAGGCGGTCGAGATGGCGCTGTACTACACGTTCGTCCGCCGCCGACCGCCTCCGGCCGTTGGACACAACGCCCTGGCCGGGATCGCGTACTCGGTGGTCGTGGCGCTGATGTTCGTCGAGGTCGCGACCGGCTTTGCCCTGCAGGCGCTGGAGACGCCAGGGTGGCGGACCGCGCTGTTCGGCTGGCTGGTCGCGCTGCTGGGCGCCCCGACGGTGCGGCTGGTCCACCACCTGGGCATGTGGCTGCTGCTCGGCTTCGCCATCCACCACACCTACAGCGCCGTGCTCATCGACATCGAGGAACGCAACGGCCTCGTCACGAGCATCGTCTCCGGGTACAAGTTCTTGCACCGGCCTCCATGA
- the hypA gene encoding hydrogenase maturation nickel metallochaperone HypA — MHELSICQALIEAAADAVSRLPAPPPRVLRVTLRIGHLTAVVPDALRFHFDLLTPGTVLEGATLDIEEVPVRGRCGACAHEFVTEALVLRCPACGAGDVQVLAGRELELVALDVADGPESEEVSADAGDGLDTAPAASASPP, encoded by the coding sequence GTGCACGAGCTCTCGATCTGCCAGGCGCTGATCGAGGCCGCCGCCGACGCCGTCTCCCGGTTGCCTGCGCCACCGCCGCGGGTCCTGCGCGTCACCCTCCGGATCGGCCACTTAACTGCCGTGGTGCCCGACGCGCTGCGCTTCCACTTCGACCTCCTGACGCCGGGCACGGTCCTCGAGGGCGCAACGCTCGACATCGAAGAGGTCCCGGTACGCGGACGCTGCGGCGCCTGCGCGCACGAGTTCGTCACCGAGGCGCTCGTGCTGCGCTGTCCGGCCTGCGGCGCAGGCGACGTGCAGGTGCTGGCCGGACGGGAACTGGAGCTCGTCGCGCTGGACGTGGCCGATGGGCCGGAGAGCGAGGAGGTGTCCGCCGATGCCGGAGACGGCCTGGACACCGCACCGGCAGCTTCCGCCTCCCCACCGTGA
- a CDS encoding NuoF family protein, producing the protein MTPEELQRIAEAERARQQAFRYRVKVCEGAGCLSRGVTALKAVFQTVARSQPAIEVTGAGCMGPCSEGPLVRIEPDGALYRCRSARDVHDIALTHLREDRPATHLALDPAGPFFAAQQPVVLASCGRIDPERIEEAIAAGAYRALLRAVTEMTPAQVIEQVRQSGLRGRGGAGYPTGLKWATVAKAPGERKYVVCNADEGDPGAFMDRTVLEGDPHRVLEGMAIGAYAVGASQGYVYVRGEYPLAIRRLQIAIRQAEALRLLGARIADSGFSFRVDLRIGAGAYVCGEETALLASIEGRRGQPRPRPPYPAESGLWGAPTLINNVETFAAIPAIVARGGAWYAAMGTERSRGTKVFSLAGTVRRTGVVEVPMGMPLRRIVEEIGGGPPPGRTVKAVQTGGPGGGCVPAALLDVPVDYEALTALGSMMGSGGMIVLDDRTCLVDVTRYFMRFCMDESCGKCIPCRAGTVQLYDLLTRIAEGQGTPEDLDRLEALADLVRHASLCGLGQNAPNPLLATLRHFRDEYLAHVVEHRCPAGVCPMQPAAEVRP; encoded by the coding sequence ATGACGCCTGAGGAACTGCAGCGCATCGCCGAGGCCGAGCGCGCGCGCCAGCAGGCCTTCCGCTACCGGGTGAAGGTGTGCGAGGGCGCGGGCTGCCTGTCGCGGGGGGTGACGGCGCTCAAGGCGGTCTTCCAGACCGTCGCCCGGAGCCAGCCCGCGATCGAAGTCACGGGCGCCGGCTGCATGGGACCGTGCAGCGAGGGCCCCCTGGTCAGGATCGAGCCCGACGGTGCCCTCTACCGCTGTCGCTCGGCCCGGGACGTCCACGACATCGCCCTGACCCATCTGCGCGAGGACCGCCCGGCGACGCACCTGGCATTGGATCCCGCCGGCCCGTTCTTCGCCGCCCAGCAGCCTGTCGTGCTGGCCTCCTGCGGCCGCATCGACCCGGAGCGGATCGAGGAGGCGATCGCCGCCGGCGCCTACCGCGCGCTGCTGCGCGCGGTCACGGAGATGACCCCGGCCCAGGTGATCGAGCAGGTGCGCCAGAGCGGTCTGCGCGGACGCGGCGGTGCCGGGTACCCTACCGGCCTGAAGTGGGCCACGGTGGCCAAGGCCCCGGGCGAGCGCAAGTACGTCGTCTGCAACGCCGACGAGGGCGACCCCGGGGCGTTCATGGACCGCACCGTGCTGGAGGGCGACCCCCACCGGGTCCTGGAAGGCATGGCCATCGGGGCCTACGCGGTGGGGGCCAGCCAGGGCTACGTCTACGTGCGCGGCGAGTACCCCCTGGCCATCCGTCGGCTGCAGATCGCCATCCGGCAGGCCGAGGCGTTGCGCCTGCTGGGAGCCCGGATCGCCGACTCGGGGTTCAGTTTCCGGGTCGACCTGCGCATCGGCGCCGGCGCCTACGTTTGCGGTGAGGAGACGGCGCTGCTGGCCTCGATCGAGGGCAGGCGCGGACAGCCGCGGCCCCGGCCGCCGTATCCGGCCGAGTCGGGGTTGTGGGGTGCGCCCACGCTCATCAACAACGTGGAGACGTTCGCGGCGATCCCGGCGATCGTTGCCCGCGGCGGCGCGTGGTACGCGGCCATGGGCACCGAGCGCAGCCGCGGCACCAAGGTCTTCAGCCTAGCCGGCACCGTACGGCGCACCGGTGTCGTCGAGGTGCCGATGGGCATGCCGCTGCGCCGTATCGTCGAGGAGATCGGTGGCGGGCCGCCGCCCGGGCGGACCGTCAAAGCCGTGCAGACCGGTGGGCCCGGCGGCGGATGCGTGCCCGCGGCGTTGCTCGACGTGCCGGTCGACTACGAGGCGCTCACGGCGCTGGGCTCGATGATGGGCTCGGGCGGCATGATCGTGCTGGACGACCGCACGTGCCTGGTGGACGTGACCCGCTACTTCATGCGCTTCTGCATGGACGAGTCGTGCGGCAAGTGCATTCCCTGCCGGGCCGGCACCGTCCAGCTCTACGACCTGCTCACCCGCATCGCCGAGGGCCAGGGCACGCCCGAGGACCTGGATCGCCTGGAGGCGCTGGCCGACCTGGTCCGGCATGCCAGCCTGTGCGGGCTGGGGCAGAACGCGCCCAACCCGCTGCTGGCCACCCTGCGGCACTTCCGCGACGAGTACCTGGCCCACGTGGTCGAGCACAGGTGCCCGGCCGGCGTCTGTCCCATGCAGCCGGCGGCGGAGGTGCGGCCGTGA
- the hypB gene encoding hydrogenase nickel incorporation protein HypB translates to MRVEVVERVLRANDALAEELRARFDRAGVFAVNVIGSPGSGKTALLERTVAALHPRVAIGVIEGDIATTRDAERLAGYGVRAVQIETRLVGNACHLDAHLVRTALAHLPVERLQLLLIENVGNLVCPTAYDLGEHLRVVVTSVPEGDDKPRKYPATFARADAVVLNKIDLLPHTDFSMEAFDEGLRQVSQAPVFALSARTGEGVSAWTTWLESRRTHRG, encoded by the coding sequence ATGCGGGTGGAAGTCGTCGAACGCGTGCTGCGCGCCAACGACGCGCTCGCCGAGGAACTCCGGGCGCGCTTCGATCGGGCGGGCGTGTTCGCCGTGAACGTCATCGGGTCGCCCGGCAGCGGGAAGACGGCGCTGCTGGAGCGCACGGTGGCCGCCCTGCATCCCCGCGTGGCCATCGGCGTCATCGAGGGCGACATCGCCACCACCCGGGACGCGGAGCGGCTGGCCGGGTACGGCGTGCGGGCCGTGCAGATCGAGACCCGGCTGGTCGGCAACGCGTGCCACCTGGACGCCCACCTGGTCCGCACGGCGCTGGCGCACCTGCCCGTGGAGCGGCTGCAGCTTCTCCTCATCGAGAACGTCGGCAACCTCGTCTGCCCGACGGCCTACGACCTGGGGGAACACCTGCGGGTCGTGGTGACCAGCGTGCCCGAAGGCGACGACAAGCCGCGCAAGTACCCTGCGACCTTCGCACGGGCGGACGCCGTGGTCCTCAACAAGATCGACCTGCTGCCCCACACGGACTTCTCCATGGAGGCGTTCGACGAGGGGCTGCGGCAGGTCAGCCAGGCGCCCGTCTTCGCCCTCTCGGCGCGCACGGGAGAAGGGGTGAGCGCGTGGACGACGTGGCTGGAGTCGCGCCGGACGCACAGGGGTTGA
- a CDS encoding HyaD/HybD family hydrogenase maturation endopeptidase yields MNGTLVLGVGNILLRDDGLGVWAARALRRFLPRDVVVLDGGTLGLDLLPYLDRVARLLIIDAVRAGHVPGTLVRLAGDAIDRMARVVVSPHEVGLPDLLAAAALLDRRPSTVVLWGMEPADLTPGVGLSPIVQHRLPCLIEAVLEELYRWDAPPAAIGRATARPLRRRPATPVVAA; encoded by the coding sequence ATGAACGGCACGCTGGTGCTGGGCGTCGGCAACATCCTGCTCCGCGACGACGGGCTGGGCGTGTGGGCTGCCCGCGCTCTCCGCCGGTTTCTGCCGCGGGACGTGGTCGTCCTCGATGGTGGGACGCTGGGCCTCGACCTCTTGCCCTACCTGGACCGTGTGGCCCGGTTGCTGATCATCGACGCCGTCCGCGCCGGCCACGTGCCCGGCACGCTGGTGCGTCTGGCCGGCGACGCCATCGACCGCATGGCCCGTGTGGTGGTCTCCCCGCACGAGGTGGGCCTGCCGGACCTGCTGGCGGCCGCTGCCCTGCTGGACCGTCGCCCCTCTACGGTGGTGCTCTGGGGCATGGAGCCTGCAGACCTCACCCCGGGCGTGGGGCTCTCGCCCATCGTCCAGCATCGGTTGCCCTGCCTGATCGAGGCCGTGCTGGAGGAACTGTACCGGTGGGACGCCCCGCCCGCCGCCATCGGACGTGCCACCGCGCGCCCCCTGCGGCGACGGCCGGCCACACCGGTCGTCGCCGCCTGA
- a CDS encoding CBS domain-containing protein: MLVRDCMTPDPTTVTPQATLREALRLMRRQRIRHLPVVEHGRLVGIVTWTDLMRASPSPASGLAAWEIPELLGQTAVRDVMTEHPITVAPDLPVEDAARLLRERKIGSLPVVDGDRLVGIVTETDLFDAIVHLLGGDIGGVRMAVDFPGGLADVDRLIHVLAGLPGNTLTLAIAVRLDQATRRGYVRVSTAAPLQVAETLVAEGFHVFQVKAVLRPRPEGPPSAGPAAAEGSGPA; encoded by the coding sequence ATGCTGGTCCGGGACTGCATGACCCCTGACCCGACCACCGTGACGCCGCAGGCCACGCTGCGCGAAGCGCTACGCCTGATGCGCCGCCAGCGCATCCGCCACCTGCCGGTGGTGGAGCACGGCCGGCTGGTGGGCATCGTGACCTGGACCGACCTCATGCGGGCCTCGCCGTCGCCGGCCAGTGGCCTGGCCGCGTGGGAGATTCCCGAACTGCTGGGGCAGACGGCGGTGCGCGACGTCATGACCGAGCACCCCATCACGGTGGCGCCAGACCTCCCCGTGGAAGACGCCGCGCGCCTGCTGCGCGAGCGCAAGATCGGGAGCCTGCCCGTGGTGGACGGCGATCGCCTGGTCGGCATCGTCACCGAAACCGACCTCTTCGACGCCATCGTGCACCTGCTGGGCGGTGACATCGGCGGGGTTCGCATGGCGGTCGACTTTCCCGGCGGCCTGGCCGACGTCGACCGGCTGATCCACGTCCTGGCAGGGCTCCCGGGCAATACCCTCACGTTGGCCATCGCCGTCCGCCTCGACCAGGCGACGCGCCGTGGCTACGTGCGGGTGTCCACGGCCGCGCCGCTGCAGGTGGCCGAGACGCTTGTCGCCGAGGGCTTCCACGTGTTCCAGGTAAAAGCCGTGCTGCGTCCGCGGCCCGAGGGCCCCCCGTCGGCGGGGCCGGCGGCGGCCGAGGGCTCCGGTCCGGCCTGA
- a CDS encoding NAD(P)H-dependent oxidoreductase subunit E, producing the protein MTGTALADPRYRELDAVVRRYHRRPDSLIEVLHVAQRLFGYLPREVLVYVARSLAVPPSLVYGVATFYHFFSLTPRGRHTVTVCTGTACYLKGAGRILQALERATGIAAGGVAPDGTLGIEAVRCLGPCSQAPVVVFDEEVTGELTPEDVLRRLRGWGGDDA; encoded by the coding sequence TTGACCGGAACGGCGCTGGCCGACCCGCGGTACCGCGAGCTCGATGCGGTCGTCCGCCGCTACCACCGGCGACCCGACAGCCTCATCGAGGTCCTCCACGTGGCCCAACGGCTGTTTGGCTACCTGCCGCGCGAGGTCCTGGTCTACGTCGCCCGCAGCCTTGCCGTGCCGCCCAGCCTGGTCTACGGTGTCGCCACCTTCTACCACTTCTTCTCGCTGACGCCCCGAGGGCGACACACGGTGACGGTGTGCACCGGCACGGCCTGCTACCTCAAGGGAGCCGGCCGTATCCTGCAGGCCCTGGAACGCGCCACCGGCATCGCCGCCGGTGGGGTGGCGCCCGACGGCACGCTGGGCATCGAGGCGGTGCGCTGCCTGGGGCCATGCAGCCAAGCGCCGGTCGTCGTGTTCGACGAGGAGGTGACGGGCGAGCTGACGCCCGAGGACGTCCTGCGACGGCTCCGAGGGTGGGGTGGCGATGACGCCTGA